A genomic stretch from Sphaerodactylus townsendi isolate TG3544 linkage group LG15, MPM_Stown_v2.3, whole genome shotgun sequence includes:
- the LOC125445258 gene encoding uncharacterized protein LOC125445258 isoform X1, producing the protein MASDVADSDLLKRNTIHLLLKYPQGIKSGDFAGAFYKLHGHHPQLASHGYSSLKYLLDDMKDMVVVEKNSQETVIKLADGSLNHWFDGEGWVSSGRENAFVLIREVVGVYPLGLKLKKLEEILKGKHSFDLEKFRSSQGYKDALSCLQDIPGLLIPQCQKVENCVIQLQSDAFVLIREVVGAYPFGLKLKKLKEILKAKHGFDLEKFRTSQGYKDALSCLQDIPGFLIPQCQKVESCVIQLQSDAFVLIREVVGAYPFGLKLKKLKEILKGKHGFDLEKFRTSQGYKDALSCLQDIPGLLVPQCQKAKNCVIQLQSEPCNPAVSLDTDFSVCNSVPQKMREKKSESQIPTSLDTAAAWRLPGKKPVLAAALGCIVSILGDYPEGLHLQKLMENLKKRGFDWERFSQDMGYGGAVDCLLEMPGLHLTFRNGRISSDCVVQLLSSHHSLPALPLSARSLDKPLSSGAVGTKPASSSSTAPQASASLSCDSAPPARKSETVKQNVPGKKPAVSEVLAALTDLLKTYATGLRVEKVQEFLLASKGLDLAKFSIAQGYKDTLEFLEHKMPKLKIKYKANRLKCVVMQGNGKKKSQDSQKEMKKGKEESPSLPHSDIPAQQSRACQLGRQSEVRELPCPTDSQLLSTSSTSPCSEHLDELKQQVAHILSRHPEGMSLFQFRAAYSATYQHHLPLGNASSAKQRLLEMSDIVCMKGCGVQTLLLPVSPAEPPTKSGPRISSKVENGAIHPADSLPKASVSPVPAVVLKPSVLETWMEPPPCSIRPLASDQLRTPNVKENCILPKEQCQTAPKRAALLQESVRPKSSSGGHLASSKAEEPAVNLGNSLPRTAVIPPQAYPSQTAAAPVPQLHASVPSTSSPGNQESSFLPESHLPKPPKPLVLVEKDARARALPGDNVWSHHSPVVFSGWARAVPGDNVRRHHSPVVFSAEPQVGNVHGNCISGGFASRDTHLVHPSFSVNIPVPSLFQPVLTNIIARPQPVVYSSPIHLPNTPANPSHRLASVQLVSRPQVQPVSQNRPARMAPPSRQLTSPSQSVEWARAADGLDQLQSASRAQSRLARVTPSSHQLTSPSQTVERTTCARAADGLDQLQSASGTQAQSHSPAPAFCAGGRPVSLPSVKPPGLQSQKSPSLQELENVHHAWPNTMASTLVPVAGNGQQPACSARAKSDALPLKPLASTPQSHHLPVNSARTSSATQPAALSLSPSCSPSSETNQPAYDSFRSGTGNDASCQSMTFPGMSSQGGDEHSHSFTLPNNQRNHFREEPTQPSALQNSPAAKSSNNCVLL; encoded by the exons ATGGCTTCAGATGTGGCTGATTCCGATCTCTTGAAACGCAACACGATCCATTTGTTGCTCAAGTACCCTCAGGGGATCAAAAGTGGAGATTTTGCTGGCGCTTTCTACAAGCTTCATGGCCACCACCCCCAGCTGGCTTCTCATGGGTACAGCTCGCTCAAGTATTTGCTGGATGACATGAAGGACATGGTGGTTGTAGAAAAGAATTCCCAGGAAACAGTCATCAAGTTAGCTGATGGTTCCCTTAATCACTGGTTCGATGGAGAAGGATGGGTCAGCTCTGGAAGAGAAA ATGCCTTTGTACTAATTCGAGAAGTTGTTGGAGTGTACCCTCTGGGACTGAAACTGAAGAAGCTGGAGGAGATCCTGAAAGGAAAGCACAGCTTTGACCTGGAGAAATTTAGGTCTAGCCAGGGTTACAAGGACGCACTATCTTGCTTGCAGGATATTCCGGGGCTCCTCATCCCCCAATGCCAAAAAGTCGAGAATTGTGTTATCCAGCTTCAATCAG ATGCCTTTGTACTAATTCGAGAAGTTGTTGGAGCATACCCTTTTGGACTGAAACTGAAGAAGCTGAAGGAGATCCTGAAAGCAAAGCACGGCTTTGACCTGGAGAAATTTAGGACTAGCCAGGGTTACAAGGACGCACTATCCTGCTTGCAGGATATTCCGGGGTTCCTCATCCCCCAATGCCAAAAAGTCGAGAGTTGTGTTATCCAGCTTCAATCAG ATGCCTTTGTACTAATTCGAGAAGTTGTTGGAGCATACCCTTTTGGACTGAAACTGAAGAAGCTGAAGGAGATCCTGAAAGGAAAGCACGGCTTTGACCTGGAGAAATTTAGGACTAGCCAGGGTTACAAGGACGCACTATCTTGCTTGCAGGATATTCCTGGGCTCCTTGTCCCCCAATGTCAAAAAGCCAAGAATTGTGTCATCCAGCTTCAATCAG AACCTTGCAATCCTGCTGTTTCCCTGGATACAGATTTCTCTGTATGCAACTCTGTACCACAGAAGATGAGAGAAAAGAAATCTG AATCTCAGATCCCTACTTCTTTGGACACCGCTGCGGCCTGGAGACTGCCGGGGAAGAAACCTG TCTTGGCTGCTGCCCTGGGATGTATTGTCAGCATCCTTGGAGACTATCCAGAGGGTCTTCATTTACAAAAGCTGATGGAGAACTTGAAGAAGCGTGGGTTTGACTGGGAGCGTTTCAGCCAAGATATGGGTTACGGTGGCGCAGTAGACTGCCTGCTTGAGATGCCGGGGCTCCATTTGACTTTTCGGAATGGCAGGATATCCAGCGATTGTGTGGTCCAGCTTCTTTCAAGTCATCACAGCCTCCCAGCCTTGCCACTCAGTGCACGTTCTTTGGACAAACCCTTGTCTTCCGGTGCTGTGGGAACAAAACCAG CTTCCAGCAGCTCCACAGCACCACAAGCCAGCGCTTCTCTTTCCTGTGACTCAGCTCCACCTGCCAGGAAATCTGAAACTGTAAAGCAAAATGTGCCGGGAAAGAAACCTG CCGTTTCGGAAGTCTTGGCAGCACTCACCGACCTCCTAAAAACCTATGCGACAGGACTGAGGGTTGAGAAAGTGCAGGAGTTTCTTCTGGCCTCGAAGGGACTCGATCTGGCCAAGTTCAGCATTGCCCAAGGCTATAAGGATACACTGGAATTTTTGGAGCACAAAATGCCTAAGCTAAAGATCAAGTACAAAGCGAACAGACTCAAATGTGTTGTTATGCAAG GAAATGGCAAAAAGAAGAGTCAAGACtctcaaaaggaaatgaaaaagggCAAGGAGGAGAGTCCGTCGCTGCCTCACTCTGATATTCCAGCCCAGCAATCAAGAGCATGCCAGTTGGGTAGACAGTCTGAAGTCAGAGAGTTGCCTTGTCCTACCGATTCCCAGCTGCTAAGCACATCCAGCACATCCCCTTGTTCTGAGCACCTGGATGAACTAAAACAGCAGGTGGCCCACATCCTTTCTAGGCACCCTGAGGGCATGTCGCTGTTCCAGTTCCGTGCTGCCTACAGCGCCACCTATCAGCATCACCTGCCCCTGGGAAAtgcttcctctgcaaagcagcGTCTGCTGGAAATGTCAGACATTGTTTGCATGAAGGGCTGTGGCGTTCAAACGTTACTACTGCCTGTGTCTCCTGCAGAGCCACCTACAAAATCTG GCCCACGTATTTCTTCCAAGGTGGAGAATGGTGCAATACATCCGGCTGACTCTTTGCCCAAAGCTTCGGTGAGTCCTGTACCTGCAGTGGTCCTCAAGCCTTCTGTCCTGGAGACTTGGATGGAGCCTCCGCCCTGCTCCATTCGCCCCCTGGCTTCAGATCAACTTCGTACGCCTAATGTTAAGGAGAACTGTATTCTGCCTAAGGAGCAATGCCAAACAGCACCAAAGAGGGCAGCTCTTTTACAGGAGTCGGTGAGGCCCAAATCAAGCTCGGGAGGCCATCTTGCTTCGTCGAAAGCAGAAGAACCTGCAGTGAACCTTGGCAATTCTTTGCCCAGAACTGCAGTGATTCCACCACAGGCTTACCCTTCCCAGACTGCAGCAGCTCCTGTGCCTCAGCTCCATGCTTCTGTTCCCTCTACTTCTTCACCAGGTAACCAGGAGAGTTCCTTCCTCCCAGAATCTCATCTCCCAAAACCACCTAAACCATTAGTTCTTGTGGAAAAGGATGCAAGGGCCAGAGCCTTACCAGGAGATAATGTTTGGAGTCACCACTCCCCTGTAGTCTTCTCTGGATGGGCCAGAGCCGTACCAGGAGATAATGTTCGGAGACACCACTCCCCTGTAGTCTTCTCTGCTGAGCCCCAAGTTGGAAATGTGCATGGGAATTGTATATCAGGTGGCTTTGCCTCCAGggacacacatctggttcatcctTCCTTTTCCGTCAACATCCCAGTTCCTTCCCTCTTTCAGCCTGTCCTCACTAATATCATAGCCAGGCCACAGCCGGTTGTGTATTCTTCTCCCATACATCTTCCAAACACGCCGGCAAACCCCTCTCACAGATTAGCGTCTGTGCAGTTGGTTTCTCGACCCCAGGTGCAGCCGGTGTCCCAGAACAGACCTGCTCGGATGGCACCTCCTAGCCGCCAGCTGACAAGTCCCAGTCAAAGTGTAGAATGGGCTCGCGCTGCCGACGGGCTCGATCAATTGCAGAGTGCTTCCAGAGCACAAAGCAGACTTGCTCGGGTGACGCCTTCCAGCCACCAGTTGACAAGTCCCAGTCAGACTGTAGAACGGACAACCTGTGCTCGAGCTGCCGATGGGCTCGATCAATTGCAGAGTGCTTCCGGAACACAGGCCCAAAGCCATAGCCCAGCTCCTGCTTTCTGTGCAGGCGGGCGTCCTGTTTCTTTGCCTTCTGTAAAGCCACCAGGCCTTCAGTCCCAGAAATCCCCTTCTCTCCAGGAACTGGAAAACGTTCACCATGCATGGCCGAACACTATGGCTTCCACCTTAGTTCCTGTAGCTGGTAATGGccagcagccagcctgttcagctaGGGCTAAATCTGATGCTCTGCCTTTGAAGCCTCTCGCCTCGACGCCTCAGTCACATCACCTCCCTGTGAATTCCGCCAGGACCTCTTCGGCCACACAGCCTGCCGCCTTGTCACTTTCCCCTTCATGTTCTCCCTCCAGCGAAACAAACCAGCCTGCCTATGATTCTTTTAGGTCTGGTACAGGTAATGATGCTTCCTGTCAAAGCATGACCTTTCCAGGAATGTCCAGCCAAGGTGGAGATGAGCACAGCCACAGTTTCACTTTGCCAAATAACCAGAGGAACCACTTCAGGGAGGAACCAACACAGCCTTCTGCTCTGCAGAACAGCCCGGCCGCCAAAAGCTCTAATAATTGTGTCCTCCTCTAA
- the LOC125445258 gene encoding uncharacterized protein LOC125445258 isoform X2, with the protein MASDVADSDLLKRNTIHLLLKYPQGIKSGDFAGAFYKLHGHHPQLASHGYSSLKYLLDDMKDMVVVEKNSQETVIKLADGSLNHWFDGEGWVSSGRENAFVLIREVVGAYPFGLKLKKLKEILKAKHGFDLEKFRTSQGYKDALSCLQDIPGFLIPQCQKVESCVIQLQSDAFVLIREVVGAYPFGLKLKKLKEILKGKHGFDLEKFRTSQGYKDALSCLQDIPGLLVPQCQKAKNCVIQLQSEPCNPAVSLDTDFSVCNSVPQKMREKKSESQIPTSLDTAAAWRLPGKKPVLAAALGCIVSILGDYPEGLHLQKLMENLKKRGFDWERFSQDMGYGGAVDCLLEMPGLHLTFRNGRISSDCVVQLLSSHHSLPALPLSARSLDKPLSSGAVGTKPASSSSTAPQASASLSCDSAPPARKSETVKQNVPGKKPAVSEVLAALTDLLKTYATGLRVEKVQEFLLASKGLDLAKFSIAQGYKDTLEFLEHKMPKLKIKYKANRLKCVVMQGNGKKKSQDSQKEMKKGKEESPSLPHSDIPAQQSRACQLGRQSEVRELPCPTDSQLLSTSSTSPCSEHLDELKQQVAHILSRHPEGMSLFQFRAAYSATYQHHLPLGNASSAKQRLLEMSDIVCMKGCGVQTLLLPVSPAEPPTKSGPRISSKVENGAIHPADSLPKASVSPVPAVVLKPSVLETWMEPPPCSIRPLASDQLRTPNVKENCILPKEQCQTAPKRAALLQESVRPKSSSGGHLASSKAEEPAVNLGNSLPRTAVIPPQAYPSQTAAAPVPQLHASVPSTSSPGNQESSFLPESHLPKPPKPLVLVEKDARARALPGDNVWSHHSPVVFSGWARAVPGDNVRRHHSPVVFSAEPQVGNVHGNCISGGFASRDTHLVHPSFSVNIPVPSLFQPVLTNIIARPQPVVYSSPIHLPNTPANPSHRLASVQLVSRPQVQPVSQNRPARMAPPSRQLTSPSQSVEWARAADGLDQLQSASRAQSRLARVTPSSHQLTSPSQTVERTTCARAADGLDQLQSASGTQAQSHSPAPAFCAGGRPVSLPSVKPPGLQSQKSPSLQELENVHHAWPNTMASTLVPVAGNGQQPACSARAKSDALPLKPLASTPQSHHLPVNSARTSSATQPAALSLSPSCSPSSETNQPAYDSFRSGTGNDASCQSMTFPGMSSQGGDEHSHSFTLPNNQRNHFREEPTQPSALQNSPAAKSSNNCVLL; encoded by the exons ATGGCTTCAGATGTGGCTGATTCCGATCTCTTGAAACGCAACACGATCCATTTGTTGCTCAAGTACCCTCAGGGGATCAAAAGTGGAGATTTTGCTGGCGCTTTCTACAAGCTTCATGGCCACCACCCCCAGCTGGCTTCTCATGGGTACAGCTCGCTCAAGTATTTGCTGGATGACATGAAGGACATGGTGGTTGTAGAAAAGAATTCCCAGGAAACAGTCATCAAGTTAGCTGATGGTTCCCTTAATCACTGGTTCGATGGAGAAGGATGGGTCAGCTCTGGAAGAGAAA ATGCCTTTGTACTAATTCGAGAAGTTGTTGGAGCATACCCTTTTGGACTGAAACTGAAGAAGCTGAAGGAGATCCTGAAAGCAAAGCACGGCTTTGACCTGGAGAAATTTAGGACTAGCCAGGGTTACAAGGACGCACTATCCTGCTTGCAGGATATTCCGGGGTTCCTCATCCCCCAATGCCAAAAAGTCGAGAGTTGTGTTATCCAGCTTCAATCAG ATGCCTTTGTACTAATTCGAGAAGTTGTTGGAGCATACCCTTTTGGACTGAAACTGAAGAAGCTGAAGGAGATCCTGAAAGGAAAGCACGGCTTTGACCTGGAGAAATTTAGGACTAGCCAGGGTTACAAGGACGCACTATCTTGCTTGCAGGATATTCCTGGGCTCCTTGTCCCCCAATGTCAAAAAGCCAAGAATTGTGTCATCCAGCTTCAATCAG AACCTTGCAATCCTGCTGTTTCCCTGGATACAGATTTCTCTGTATGCAACTCTGTACCACAGAAGATGAGAGAAAAGAAATCTG AATCTCAGATCCCTACTTCTTTGGACACCGCTGCGGCCTGGAGACTGCCGGGGAAGAAACCTG TCTTGGCTGCTGCCCTGGGATGTATTGTCAGCATCCTTGGAGACTATCCAGAGGGTCTTCATTTACAAAAGCTGATGGAGAACTTGAAGAAGCGTGGGTTTGACTGGGAGCGTTTCAGCCAAGATATGGGTTACGGTGGCGCAGTAGACTGCCTGCTTGAGATGCCGGGGCTCCATTTGACTTTTCGGAATGGCAGGATATCCAGCGATTGTGTGGTCCAGCTTCTTTCAAGTCATCACAGCCTCCCAGCCTTGCCACTCAGTGCACGTTCTTTGGACAAACCCTTGTCTTCCGGTGCTGTGGGAACAAAACCAG CTTCCAGCAGCTCCACAGCACCACAAGCCAGCGCTTCTCTTTCCTGTGACTCAGCTCCACCTGCCAGGAAATCTGAAACTGTAAAGCAAAATGTGCCGGGAAAGAAACCTG CCGTTTCGGAAGTCTTGGCAGCACTCACCGACCTCCTAAAAACCTATGCGACAGGACTGAGGGTTGAGAAAGTGCAGGAGTTTCTTCTGGCCTCGAAGGGACTCGATCTGGCCAAGTTCAGCATTGCCCAAGGCTATAAGGATACACTGGAATTTTTGGAGCACAAAATGCCTAAGCTAAAGATCAAGTACAAAGCGAACAGACTCAAATGTGTTGTTATGCAAG GAAATGGCAAAAAGAAGAGTCAAGACtctcaaaaggaaatgaaaaagggCAAGGAGGAGAGTCCGTCGCTGCCTCACTCTGATATTCCAGCCCAGCAATCAAGAGCATGCCAGTTGGGTAGACAGTCTGAAGTCAGAGAGTTGCCTTGTCCTACCGATTCCCAGCTGCTAAGCACATCCAGCACATCCCCTTGTTCTGAGCACCTGGATGAACTAAAACAGCAGGTGGCCCACATCCTTTCTAGGCACCCTGAGGGCATGTCGCTGTTCCAGTTCCGTGCTGCCTACAGCGCCACCTATCAGCATCACCTGCCCCTGGGAAAtgcttcctctgcaaagcagcGTCTGCTGGAAATGTCAGACATTGTTTGCATGAAGGGCTGTGGCGTTCAAACGTTACTACTGCCTGTGTCTCCTGCAGAGCCACCTACAAAATCTG GCCCACGTATTTCTTCCAAGGTGGAGAATGGTGCAATACATCCGGCTGACTCTTTGCCCAAAGCTTCGGTGAGTCCTGTACCTGCAGTGGTCCTCAAGCCTTCTGTCCTGGAGACTTGGATGGAGCCTCCGCCCTGCTCCATTCGCCCCCTGGCTTCAGATCAACTTCGTACGCCTAATGTTAAGGAGAACTGTATTCTGCCTAAGGAGCAATGCCAAACAGCACCAAAGAGGGCAGCTCTTTTACAGGAGTCGGTGAGGCCCAAATCAAGCTCGGGAGGCCATCTTGCTTCGTCGAAAGCAGAAGAACCTGCAGTGAACCTTGGCAATTCTTTGCCCAGAACTGCAGTGATTCCACCACAGGCTTACCCTTCCCAGACTGCAGCAGCTCCTGTGCCTCAGCTCCATGCTTCTGTTCCCTCTACTTCTTCACCAGGTAACCAGGAGAGTTCCTTCCTCCCAGAATCTCATCTCCCAAAACCACCTAAACCATTAGTTCTTGTGGAAAAGGATGCAAGGGCCAGAGCCTTACCAGGAGATAATGTTTGGAGTCACCACTCCCCTGTAGTCTTCTCTGGATGGGCCAGAGCCGTACCAGGAGATAATGTTCGGAGACACCACTCCCCTGTAGTCTTCTCTGCTGAGCCCCAAGTTGGAAATGTGCATGGGAATTGTATATCAGGTGGCTTTGCCTCCAGggacacacatctggttcatcctTCCTTTTCCGTCAACATCCCAGTTCCTTCCCTCTTTCAGCCTGTCCTCACTAATATCATAGCCAGGCCACAGCCGGTTGTGTATTCTTCTCCCATACATCTTCCAAACACGCCGGCAAACCCCTCTCACAGATTAGCGTCTGTGCAGTTGGTTTCTCGACCCCAGGTGCAGCCGGTGTCCCAGAACAGACCTGCTCGGATGGCACCTCCTAGCCGCCAGCTGACAAGTCCCAGTCAAAGTGTAGAATGGGCTCGCGCTGCCGACGGGCTCGATCAATTGCAGAGTGCTTCCAGAGCACAAAGCAGACTTGCTCGGGTGACGCCTTCCAGCCACCAGTTGACAAGTCCCAGTCAGACTGTAGAACGGACAACCTGTGCTCGAGCTGCCGATGGGCTCGATCAATTGCAGAGTGCTTCCGGAACACAGGCCCAAAGCCATAGCCCAGCTCCTGCTTTCTGTGCAGGCGGGCGTCCTGTTTCTTTGCCTTCTGTAAAGCCACCAGGCCTTCAGTCCCAGAAATCCCCTTCTCTCCAGGAACTGGAAAACGTTCACCATGCATGGCCGAACACTATGGCTTCCACCTTAGTTCCTGTAGCTGGTAATGGccagcagccagcctgttcagctaGGGCTAAATCTGATGCTCTGCCTTTGAAGCCTCTCGCCTCGACGCCTCAGTCACATCACCTCCCTGTGAATTCCGCCAGGACCTCTTCGGCCACACAGCCTGCCGCCTTGTCACTTTCCCCTTCATGTTCTCCCTCCAGCGAAACAAACCAGCCTGCCTATGATTCTTTTAGGTCTGGTACAGGTAATGATGCTTCCTGTCAAAGCATGACCTTTCCAGGAATGTCCAGCCAAGGTGGAGATGAGCACAGCCACAGTTTCACTTTGCCAAATAACCAGAGGAACCACTTCAGGGAGGAACCAACACAGCCTTCTGCTCTGCAGAACAGCCCGGCCGCCAAAAGCTCTAATAATTGTGTCCTCCTCTAA
- the LOC125445258 gene encoding endochitinase A-like isoform X4, whose product MASDVADSDLLKRNTIHLLLKYPQGIKSGDFAGAFYKLHGHHPQLASHGYSSLKYLLDDMKDMVVVEKNSQETVIKLADGSLNHWFDGEGWVSSGREKPCNPAVSLDTDFSVCNSVPQKMREKKSESQIPTSLDTAAAWRLPGKKPVLAAALGCIVSILGDYPEGLHLQKLMENLKKRGFDWERFSQDMGYGGAVDCLLEMPGLHLTFRNGRISSDCVVQLLSSHHSLPALPLSARSLDKPLSSGAVGTKPASSSSTAPQASASLSCDSAPPARKSETVKQNVPGKKPAVSEVLAALTDLLKTYATGLRVEKVQEFLLASKGLDLAKFSIAQGYKDTLEFLEHKMPKLKIKYKANRLKCVVMQGNGKKKSQDSQKEMKKGKEESPSLPHSDIPAQQSRACQLGRQSEVRELPCPTDSQLLSTSSTSPCSEHLDELKQQVAHILSRHPEGMSLFQFRAAYSATYQHHLPLGNASSAKQRLLEMSDIVCMKGCGVQTLLLPVSPAEPPTKSGPRISSKVENGAIHPADSLPKASVSPVPAVVLKPSVLETWMEPPPCSIRPLASDQLRTPNVKENCILPKEQCQTAPKRAALLQESVRPKSSSGGHLASSKAEEPAVNLGNSLPRTAVIPPQAYPSQTAAAPVPQLHASVPSTSSPGNQESSFLPESHLPKPPKPLVLVEKDARARALPGDNVWSHHSPVVFSGWARAVPGDNVRRHHSPVVFSAEPQVGNVHGNCISGGFASRDTHLVHPSFSVNIPVPSLFQPVLTNIIARPQPVVYSSPIHLPNTPANPSHRLASVQLVSRPQVQPVSQNRPARMAPPSRQLTSPSQSVEWARAADGLDQLQSASRAQSRLARVTPSSHQLTSPSQTVERTTCARAADGLDQLQSASGTQAQSHSPAPAFCAGGRPVSLPSVKPPGLQSQKSPSLQELENVHHAWPNTMASTLVPVAGNGQQPACSARAKSDALPLKPLASTPQSHHLPVNSARTSSATQPAALSLSPSCSPSSETNQPAYDSFRSGTGNDASCQSMTFPGMSSQGGDEHSHSFTLPNNQRNHFREEPTQPSALQNSPAAKSSNNCVLL is encoded by the exons ATGGCTTCAGATGTGGCTGATTCCGATCTCTTGAAACGCAACACGATCCATTTGTTGCTCAAGTACCCTCAGGGGATCAAAAGTGGAGATTTTGCTGGCGCTTTCTACAAGCTTCATGGCCACCACCCCCAGCTGGCTTCTCATGGGTACAGCTCGCTCAAGTATTTGCTGGATGACATGAAGGACATGGTGGTTGTAGAAAAGAATTCCCAGGAAACAGTCATCAAGTTAGCTGATGGTTCCCTTAATCACTGGTTCGATGGAGAAGGATGGGTCAGCTCTGGAAGAGAAA AACCTTGCAATCCTGCTGTTTCCCTGGATACAGATTTCTCTGTATGCAACTCTGTACCACAGAAGATGAGAGAAAAGAAATCTG AATCTCAGATCCCTACTTCTTTGGACACCGCTGCGGCCTGGAGACTGCCGGGGAAGAAACCTG TCTTGGCTGCTGCCCTGGGATGTATTGTCAGCATCCTTGGAGACTATCCAGAGGGTCTTCATTTACAAAAGCTGATGGAGAACTTGAAGAAGCGTGGGTTTGACTGGGAGCGTTTCAGCCAAGATATGGGTTACGGTGGCGCAGTAGACTGCCTGCTTGAGATGCCGGGGCTCCATTTGACTTTTCGGAATGGCAGGATATCCAGCGATTGTGTGGTCCAGCTTCTTTCAAGTCATCACAGCCTCCCAGCCTTGCCACTCAGTGCACGTTCTTTGGACAAACCCTTGTCTTCCGGTGCTGTGGGAACAAAACCAG CTTCCAGCAGCTCCACAGCACCACAAGCCAGCGCTTCTCTTTCCTGTGACTCAGCTCCACCTGCCAGGAAATCTGAAACTGTAAAGCAAAATGTGCCGGGAAAGAAACCTG CCGTTTCGGAAGTCTTGGCAGCACTCACCGACCTCCTAAAAACCTATGCGACAGGACTGAGGGTTGAGAAAGTGCAGGAGTTTCTTCTGGCCTCGAAGGGACTCGATCTGGCCAAGTTCAGCATTGCCCAAGGCTATAAGGATACACTGGAATTTTTGGAGCACAAAATGCCTAAGCTAAAGATCAAGTACAAAGCGAACAGACTCAAATGTGTTGTTATGCAAG GAAATGGCAAAAAGAAGAGTCAAGACtctcaaaaggaaatgaaaaagggCAAGGAGGAGAGTCCGTCGCTGCCTCACTCTGATATTCCAGCCCAGCAATCAAGAGCATGCCAGTTGGGTAGACAGTCTGAAGTCAGAGAGTTGCCTTGTCCTACCGATTCCCAGCTGCTAAGCACATCCAGCACATCCCCTTGTTCTGAGCACCTGGATGAACTAAAACAGCAGGTGGCCCACATCCTTTCTAGGCACCCTGAGGGCATGTCGCTGTTCCAGTTCCGTGCTGCCTACAGCGCCACCTATCAGCATCACCTGCCCCTGGGAAAtgcttcctctgcaaagcagcGTCTGCTGGAAATGTCAGACATTGTTTGCATGAAGGGCTGTGGCGTTCAAACGTTACTACTGCCTGTGTCTCCTGCAGAGCCACCTACAAAATCTG GCCCACGTATTTCTTCCAAGGTGGAGAATGGTGCAATACATCCGGCTGACTCTTTGCCCAAAGCTTCGGTGAGTCCTGTACCTGCAGTGGTCCTCAAGCCTTCTGTCCTGGAGACTTGGATGGAGCCTCCGCCCTGCTCCATTCGCCCCCTGGCTTCAGATCAACTTCGTACGCCTAATGTTAAGGAGAACTGTATTCTGCCTAAGGAGCAATGCCAAACAGCACCAAAGAGGGCAGCTCTTTTACAGGAGTCGGTGAGGCCCAAATCAAGCTCGGGAGGCCATCTTGCTTCGTCGAAAGCAGAAGAACCTGCAGTGAACCTTGGCAATTCTTTGCCCAGAACTGCAGTGATTCCACCACAGGCTTACCCTTCCCAGACTGCAGCAGCTCCTGTGCCTCAGCTCCATGCTTCTGTTCCCTCTACTTCTTCACCAGGTAACCAGGAGAGTTCCTTCCTCCCAGAATCTCATCTCCCAAAACCACCTAAACCATTAGTTCTTGTGGAAAAGGATGCAAGGGCCAGAGCCTTACCAGGAGATAATGTTTGGAGTCACCACTCCCCTGTAGTCTTCTCTGGATGGGCCAGAGCCGTACCAGGAGATAATGTTCGGAGACACCACTCCCCTGTAGTCTTCTCTGCTGAGCCCCAAGTTGGAAATGTGCATGGGAATTGTATATCAGGTGGCTTTGCCTCCAGggacacacatctggttcatcctTCCTTTTCCGTCAACATCCCAGTTCCTTCCCTCTTTCAGCCTGTCCTCACTAATATCATAGCCAGGCCACAGCCGGTTGTGTATTCTTCTCCCATACATCTTCCAAACACGCCGGCAAACCCCTCTCACAGATTAGCGTCTGTGCAGTTGGTTTCTCGACCCCAGGTGCAGCCGGTGTCCCAGAACAGACCTGCTCGGATGGCACCTCCTAGCCGCCAGCTGACAAGTCCCAGTCAAAGTGTAGAATGGGCTCGCGCTGCCGACGGGCTCGATCAATTGCAGAGTGCTTCCAGAGCACAAAGCAGACTTGCTCGGGTGACGCCTTCCAGCCACCAGTTGACAAGTCCCAGTCAGACTGTAGAACGGACAACCTGTGCTCGAGCTGCCGATGGGCTCGATCAATTGCAGAGTGCTTCCGGAACACAGGCCCAAAGCCATAGCCCAGCTCCTGCTTTCTGTGCAGGCGGGCGTCCTGTTTCTTTGCCTTCTGTAAAGCCACCAGGCCTTCAGTCCCAGAAATCCCCTTCTCTCCAGGAACTGGAAAACGTTCACCATGCATGGCCGAACACTATGGCTTCCACCTTAGTTCCTGTAGCTGGTAATGGccagcagccagcctgttcagctaGGGCTAAATCTGATGCTCTGCCTTTGAAGCCTCTCGCCTCGACGCCTCAGTCACATCACCTCCCTGTGAATTCCGCCAGGACCTCTTCGGCCACACAGCCTGCCGCCTTGTCACTTTCCCCTTCATGTTCTCCCTCCAGCGAAACAAACCAGCCTGCCTATGATTCTTTTAGGTCTGGTACAGGTAATGATGCTTCCTGTCAAAGCATGACCTTTCCAGGAATGTCCAGCCAAGGTGGAGATGAGCACAGCCACAGTTTCACTTTGCCAAATAACCAGAGGAACCACTTCAGGGAGGAACCAACACAGCCTTCTGCTCTGCAGAACAGCCCGGCCGCCAAAAGCTCTAATAATTGTGTCCTCCTCTAA